A genomic segment from Syntrophotalea acetylenivorans encodes:
- a CDS encoding DUF6178 family protein, translating to MNHPEPAETKQNRSRSLLRLSKAARVKELNALPVEERLAMIHSAQGKDKYSLLLDAADGQQLLQILPPQDLFLLIKELGREDSRDLVAMASMDQVTVCIDLDSWQGDQLDDETSLDWLLAALGGRKKSSCRDCMILILIFLY from the coding sequence ATGAACCATCCTGAGCCAGCCGAAACCAAACAAAATCGGTCCCGGTCCTTGCTTCGTCTAAGCAAGGCCGCCCGCGTTAAGGAGCTGAATGCTCTACCCGTGGAAGAACGTCTGGCTATGATCCACAGTGCTCAAGGGAAGGACAAGTATAGCCTGTTGCTTGATGCCGCAGATGGTCAGCAGTTGCTCCAGATTTTACCACCACAGGATCTTTTTTTGTTGATCAAGGAATTAGGGCGTGAAGATTCCAGGGATCTGGTCGCCATGGCCTCCATGGACCAGGTAACGGTCTGCATCGATCTTGATAGCTGGCAGGGAGACCAGCTTGACGATGAGACGTCATTAGACTGGCTTTTGGCGGCTTTGGGGGGACGGAAGAAGAGCAGTTGCAGAGACTGTATGATTTTGATTTTGATCTTCTTGTACTGA
- a CDS encoding DUF6178 family protein, translated as MQRLYDFDFDLLVLILQRSMTVVKGPDDLCDDDQEPGSGVMPYEFEFRDAELAKPLGALVSALFCRDEFFCRRLLDALRSELPSVLEEEVYQQRRNRLLEYGFPDSFEAMGVYARLDVDRFNLDEFSRPETFFEPGPVAPGFALAEVPSSSLLAEVLAAGIDAANVWDLSFLLNRVMVADRVDVGDSAAVQETLEQVYGYLNIALEQLCGSSLEKAQELFEGTYLVGLFRFGYSVVLGLQQEARRLTASSVGPYLDGPYAALTASLLGRKPRYCIAFDGTARAGDLPFSSLKQVEATRQRLADVETQRRLFEGCFPFDLPGSQEPEAERSGLAEVDQLTLSEIFLTALANRILNRDFAPAPIPSGDLSVLHGLIVENGRVSASLRQKTFDWLNSLEPGAENFGHFCLSIWDEEFCGLDPAALDPRYIGGLLLK; from the coding sequence TTGCAGAGACTGTATGATTTTGATTTTGATCTTCTTGTACTGATACTGCAGCGGTCGATGACAGTTGTTAAAGGGCCTGATGATTTGTGTGATGACGATCAGGAACCGGGTTCGGGAGTGATGCCCTATGAATTCGAGTTCCGGGATGCTGAATTGGCCAAGCCCTTAGGTGCTCTCGTTAGTGCGTTGTTTTGCCGAGATGAATTTTTTTGTCGGCGTTTGCTTGACGCATTGCGCAGTGAATTGCCTTCGGTGCTGGAAGAAGAGGTTTATCAACAAAGGCGTAACCGTCTTCTTGAATATGGTTTCCCGGATTCTTTTGAGGCGATGGGGGTCTATGCTCGCCTGGATGTCGACCGGTTTAACCTGGATGAGTTCTCCCGGCCGGAGACTTTTTTCGAGCCTGGTCCGGTGGCGCCAGGGTTTGCTCTGGCCGAAGTGCCTTCAAGTTCTTTGCTGGCCGAGGTCCTTGCCGCCGGAATCGACGCTGCCAATGTCTGGGATCTGAGTTTTCTGCTGAATCGGGTGATGGTTGCCGACCGTGTCGATGTAGGCGACTCTGCTGCAGTGCAGGAAACCCTGGAGCAGGTATACGGATATTTAAATATCGCTTTGGAGCAACTTTGTGGCAGCTCCCTGGAAAAAGCTCAAGAGCTTTTTGAGGGGACCTATCTGGTAGGGCTGTTCCGATTTGGTTACAGTGTGGTTCTGGGGTTGCAGCAGGAAGCTCGTCGTTTGACGGCTTCTTCTGTCGGACCTTATTTGGATGGTCCATATGCTGCGCTGACAGCGTCCCTGCTGGGGCGGAAACCGCGCTATTGCATTGCTTTTGATGGAACAGCACGGGCGGGAGACCTCCCCTTTTCGTCCTTGAAGCAGGTCGAGGCGACACGACAGAGGTTGGCTGATGTCGAAACGCAACGGCGTTTGTTTGAAGGGTGTTTCCCCTTTGATCTGCCCGGTTCGCAAGAGCCTGAGGCGGAGCGTTCTGGCCTTGCTGAAGTCGACCAGCTGACCCTGTCTGAGATTTTCCTGACCGCATTGGCCAACCGGATACTGAACCGCGACTTCGCACCGGCGCCGATCCCTTCTGGCGATCTTTCCGTATTGCATGGTTTGATTGTCGAAAACGGTCGAGTTTCCGCATCTTTGCGCCAAAAGACCTTTGACTGGTTGAATTCGCTGGAGCCGGGGGCGGAAAACTTTGGTCATTTTTGTCTTAGCATTTGGGATGAAGAATTCTGCGGTCTTGACCCTGCGGCTCTTGACCCCCGCTATATCGGTGGATTGCTCCTTAAATAA
- a CDS encoding cold-shock protein: MAEGVVKWFNDAKGFGFIEQEGGPDVFVHFSVIQSEGFKSLAEGERVSFEITEGQKGPQAANVVKQG, from the coding sequence ATGGCAGAAGGTGTAGTGAAGTGGTTCAATGACGCCAAGGGGTTCGGGTTTATCGAGCAGGAGGGTGGTCCCGATGTTTTTGTACATTTTTCGGTAATTCAGAGCGAAGGATTTAAATCTCTGGCCGAAGGCGAGCGGGTGAGCTTCGAGATCACCGAAGGTCAAAAAGGTCCACAGGCAGCCAATGTGGTGAAGCAAGGCTGA
- the rlmD gene encoding 23S rRNA (uracil(1939)-C(5))-methyltransferase RlmD, producing the protein MAKRPTNNNRPRRRQSLPTTQATISQLNDEGVGIAYHEGKELLVAGALAGEKVLVAIEHSGQRRSIGQLRRVLEKSPLRRTSPCNLAERCQSCALIQMDYEAQLRYKSAKLKQALADFEMLKDLQPQPILAAEHPLGYRTNAKLALSKERGKVHIGLYRRGTHKVVDIEDCPLHHPLINRIVRTVKDEIQRQKIFIYDPQTRRGLLRYLLIKVSPKNEKAMVTFVTAERNYREITHLAKWLARKVPEVISVHQNINGSTGNVVMGRETIRMLGVPDLIDQVGDIRLRISPTSFFQVNHEQAARIYELVRKWAALENHETALDLYCGIGGIALHLAKDAGSVTGIEVVEEAVLNACENARMNRLGNCHFLAGDSAELIHDLAPDSVKVAVINPPRSGCQAEVLEALAELAPARIIYVSCNPATLARDLDLLHEKSYRVTELQPVDMFPQTAHLETVVHLQHRN; encoded by the coding sequence ATGGCCAAACGCCCTACTAATAATAATCGCCCCCGACGCCGACAGTCCCTGCCGACAACCCAGGCCACCATCAGTCAACTTAATGACGAAGGGGTCGGGATTGCCTACCACGAAGGCAAGGAATTGCTGGTTGCCGGCGCCCTTGCCGGAGAAAAAGTTCTCGTTGCCATCGAACATTCCGGTCAGCGACGCAGCATCGGCCAACTACGTCGAGTATTGGAAAAAAGTCCGTTACGCAGAACCTCGCCCTGCAATCTTGCAGAACGTTGTCAGAGCTGCGCCCTGATCCAGATGGACTACGAGGCACAACTTCGCTACAAATCGGCGAAATTGAAGCAGGCGCTAGCCGACTTTGAAATGTTGAAAGACCTTCAACCCCAACCGATCTTGGCTGCCGAACATCCCTTAGGCTACCGTACCAACGCTAAACTGGCCCTGAGTAAAGAACGAGGGAAAGTCCATATCGGCCTGTATCGCCGCGGCACTCATAAGGTGGTCGACATTGAAGACTGCCCCCTTCACCATCCGCTGATCAACCGCATTGTCCGTACGGTCAAAGACGAAATTCAGCGACAAAAGATCTTCATTTACGACCCTCAAACCCGGCGCGGCCTGCTGCGCTACCTGCTGATTAAGGTCAGCCCCAAAAACGAAAAGGCCATGGTGACCTTTGTCACCGCAGAACGAAACTACCGGGAAATTACACATCTGGCCAAGTGGCTGGCCCGTAAAGTCCCCGAGGTCATATCAGTACACCAGAACATCAACGGGTCGACGGGCAATGTGGTCATGGGTCGGGAAACGATTCGGATGCTCGGAGTTCCGGATCTCATCGATCAGGTGGGCGATATCCGTCTGCGAATCTCACCGACCTCCTTTTTCCAGGTTAATCATGAACAGGCCGCCCGCATTTACGAGCTGGTCCGCAAATGGGCTGCCCTCGAAAACCATGAGACCGCCCTGGACCTTTATTGCGGCATCGGCGGCATCGCCCTGCACTTGGCCAAAGACGCAGGTAGTGTCACCGGTATTGAGGTGGTCGAAGAAGCCGTGCTCAATGCTTGTGAAAATGCCCGAATGAACCGCCTGGGTAATTGCCATTTCCTGGCGGGAGACAGCGCCGAACTGATTCACGATCTGGCTCCCGACAGTGTCAAGGTGGCAGTAATCAACCCGCCCCGCAGCGGCTGTCAGGCAGAAGTCCTGGAAGCACTCGCCGAACTTGCACCGGCCAGGATCATCTATGTCTCTTGCAATCCGGCAACCTTGGCCCGGGACCTTGACCTCCTGCATGAAAAAAGCTACAGGGTCACCGAACTGCAGCCGGTCGACATGTTTCCCCAGACGGCGCACCTGGAAACGGTCGTGCACCTGCAACACAGAAACTAA
- the ispG gene encoding flavodoxin-dependent (E)-4-hydroxy-3-methylbut-2-enyl-diphosphate synthase, which produces MPQQTRQIFVGDLPIGGGAPIAVQSMCSTDTRDISATLTQIEGLTTAGCDIVRCAVPDEEAADALAAIRKGCRIPLVADIHFDYRLALAALENGVDALRLNPGNIGERWKVEEVVRACAERRVPIRIGVNGGSLEKELLAKHGHPSAAAMVESALGHIRILEDLGYREIKVSLKASDVRRTVDAYRLLAEKVDYPLHIGITEAGTTWGGTIKSAVGLGTLLYDGIGDTLRVSLTGDPVEEVRVGWEILRALDLRDRGPIFISCPTCGRCQVDLIPVAEEVERRLRDLPKKIVVAVMGCVVNGPGEAREADVGIAGGKGQGLLFRRGEVVRKVPQDELADALVAEAWSLVEEEGAIEGGEK; this is translated from the coding sequence ATGCCTCAACAAACCCGTCAGATTTTTGTAGGTGATCTCCCCATCGGCGGCGGAGCGCCAATAGCTGTCCAGTCCATGTGCAGTACCGATACTCGGGATATTTCGGCGACCTTGACCCAGATTGAGGGGCTGACGACTGCCGGCTGTGACATTGTGCGTTGCGCCGTGCCGGATGAAGAGGCGGCCGATGCTCTGGCGGCGATTCGCAAGGGCTGTCGCATTCCCCTTGTCGCTGATATTCATTTCGATTACCGGTTGGCCCTGGCGGCTCTCGAAAACGGCGTCGATGCCCTGCGGCTCAATCCCGGGAATATCGGTGAGCGCTGGAAAGTCGAAGAGGTGGTCCGGGCCTGCGCCGAACGCCGGGTACCGATTCGTATCGGCGTCAACGGGGGATCTCTCGAGAAAGAACTGCTGGCCAAGCATGGTCATCCCTCCGCTGCTGCCATGGTCGAAAGTGCCCTGGGTCATATTCGTATCCTCGAGGATCTTGGCTACCGGGAAATCAAGGTCAGCCTCAAGGCCTCGGACGTTCGGCGAACCGTGGACGCCTATCGCCTGTTGGCAGAAAAAGTCGATTATCCCTTGCATATCGGTATTACCGAAGCCGGCACGACCTGGGGCGGTACGATCAAGAGTGCCGTGGGGCTTGGCACTCTGCTTTATGACGGTATCGGCGACACCTTGAGAGTATCCTTGACCGGGGACCCGGTGGAGGAAGTTCGGGTCGGCTGGGAGATCTTGCGGGCCCTGGATTTGCGTGATCGGGGCCCGATCTTTATCAGCTGCCCGACTTGCGGCCGCTGCCAGGTCGACCTTATCCCCGTTGCCGAGGAGGTCGAACGGCGATTGCGTGATCTGCCCAAAAAAATTGTGGTGGCGGTGATGGGCTGTGTGGTGAACGGTCCAGGCGAAGCCCGCGAAGCCGATGTCGGCATTGCCGGAGGCAAAGGGCAAGGCTTGCTGTTTCGCCGTGGCGAGGTGGTACGCAAGGTGCCACAGGACGAACTTGCCGATGCATTGGTGGCCGAGGCCTGGAGTTTGGTTGAAGAGGAAGGGGCGATCGAGGGCGGCGAAAAATGA